One Glycine max cultivar Williams 82 chromosome 1, Glycine_max_v4.0, whole genome shotgun sequence genomic window, CATTCCATCGTTGTAGCAGGCCTTGAACACTAATCCATGCCTTGTTCTGCTCAGCACATTCTCTTCGTCGAATTGTCTTGTTGCTTCAATGGTCTCAGCAAGTGTAATTTTGGTGTTGAACATCACTAGTTTTGGTCCCCCACTCTCAGTGCTGCTGCTACGAGCTCCACTTGTTCCAGAACTGGCTCTTGCGggactctttttcttttcacccgATACTCCTTGTTTCAGTCTTTTACGCCATCTCAACAGACTGAAAACGTAGAAGCAGCAAAATAAAACTAGAGCAAAAGCTCCACAAGCAATGACAACAACCAGCACAATCAACCTCTTTCTGTTTTTACCGTTTATATCTTCACATTTTTTATCCAATGGCTTCCCACATAAACCTTGATTATTTGCGAACACAGAGGGGTTGCTGAACCTGGATCCCAACGTTGGTGGTATCTCACCATCTAGGTTATTTCCTGAGACATTTAAGTACACCAAACCAGATATCATGGAAAGATTACTCGGAATTACCCCACTCAAGTTATTAGCAGAGAGATCTAGCATTGTTAGGTTTGATAGATCTGACAACGACCCAGGTATGGCCCCAGAAAGATGGTTGTGATCCACAAACAACGTGGTTAGTGACGAGCATTTGGAGATTTCTTCAGGCACATCCCCAGTTAAATTGTTCCCACTCAAATCAAGAACTTTCAAAAGGGTGAGGCGAGAGATATCAGCAGGAATGTGACCTGCCAAAGAATTTGATCCAAGCTCAAGAATTTCAATACCAGAGCAGTTTCCAATCTCCGAAGGAATTGTTCCTGTAATGTGATTATCAGACAACGAAAGAACAAGCAACGATCGAAGAAAGCCATAGTTTTCAGGAAtatgcccagagaaggaattaGAACTGAGATTCACGTACTGCAAACTCATCAAACTGCTAAACCCTTCAGGCACATCACCAGATAACTTGTTCTCCTGAAGTGCAACAATTTGCAGACTGGGCAACCCCGAGAGTTCAAGTGGTAACTCTCCAGAAAGATTCATTTTGCTCAAGTCAAGTGTAGTTAGCCTGAAAAGATTACCCAAACTAGAAGGAATTTTTCCAGAGAAGCCATTGCCACTCAGATTGAGGACCATTAACCTGTTCAAATTCCCAATATTCGCATAAACCTGACCCGTGAATTTGTTTCCACTAAGGTCCAGGGTAGTCAAATTATTCAATCCCATTATCATCTCAGGCATACTTCCATTCAACCTATTACCTCTCAAACTCAATGTTTCAAGAAATGAAAGGTTACCAAAACTCACCGGAACCGAACCAGAGAAGTGGTTTCCACCAAGAGACAACACATTGAGGCCAATCATATCACCGAAAAAAGAAGGAACTTCTCCACCAAAATCGTTGCCTTCAAAATCAACGACACTTAGGGACCCACATTTCTTGAGTTCCACCGGAATGGTGCCTGTGAAGGAATTATTAGCCATCTTCAACTCCTCCAACTTGATAAGGTTTCCTACCTCCGGCGGAACCTCGCCGGAAAGTGCATTTCTCGAAACATCAAGCACGGTCAACGTGGTCACGTTGGTCAACCACAACGGAAACGTGCCTCGTATGCGATTGTGCTGAATATCCAAAACCTGAAGAACGCTGAAACACGTGCTGGTCTCAGGCCCCACGAAATCCGTGAAACCGTTGAATCCGAGGTTAACAATCCGCAGCGACGGCGCGTGGACGGAACGGTTGCAGAAAACGGAACCCGGAATGGAGCCAGTGAGGTTGTTCTGAGAGAGCGACATCACCTGAAGCCTCGGAAGCGCTGAAATCGCCGACGGAACCACGCCGGTAAGCGCGTTTCCCTCCACGCTCAGATGCAAAAGCGCAGAGCAATTAGCGAGCGCCGAAGGAAGCGTTCCTCCGAGGAGGTTGCGGTCCAGCCAGAGGTACTGCAGCTGCTGAAGCTCCCCGAGGCTCGCCGGAATCTCGCCAGAGAACTGGTTGTAGGAAAGGTTTATCAACTGAAGCTGAGAGAGGTTCGCAATGGAGCTCGGAATCTCGCCGGAGAAAGCGTTCGACGAGAGGTCGAGGGTTTTGAGGCTGAGAGGGAGTTCGCCGGGGACGCTGCCGGAGATGTGGTTCTGCGCGACGTTGAGAATCATAAGGCCAGTGAGGTTCGCGATCTCCGCCGGAAGGTTGCCGTAAAACGAATTATCCTGCAAGAACAGTGACCGAAGGAGCGTGCATTTGGATAGCGACGAAGGAATGGTGCCGTTGAAGGAGTTTGAACGAAGGCTTATCTTACGCAGCATGCGCAACTCAGAGATACGCTCACTGAGTCTGCCACTGAGTTGAAGACGAGGCAGACGCAGCTCCGTGACTCGGTCGCTGGTGCATCCGACTCCGCGCCAGTCGCAAGGTGCCGTCGGCGACGACGGATCCCAACCGTCGAGAGCTCTGACGGGATCGTGGAGGTTGAGCTTGAAGGACGTCAAGGCTTGGATCTCAGCGATGGTTACGGCGCTGCGATCCGCGCACGTTAAGAACGGTGCGCACAGCACCATGAGGAGGAGAAGAGCAGGCATGGCAACACGAAACGATGGTTAATGGTTACCGTTGCAGAAGAAGTAATGAATAATAATAGAGATGTTATAATTGGGGGTTGAGGATAGCAGGGTGTGCAGCTGCCGCGTACATTAGCACACTGCACACACAGAGGAAGTAATATGAAAGAAGAGTGCGCTGATGTGTGCGTATTTTCCAGATTCGGCAGAGCAACACTCCTTTCCTAAGCTAATGTGCACTACTCTCTAATTTGTTAGTATTTCTCTGTCTGTCTGTCTCGTACATGAAAACGCAGTTTTGATTGAATAACGCCATAACCTTCTCCACTCTCTGTCTTTTTTGTTTGTGCATCGTGTCTTCATTGTTCtttattgtattattaatattttacttatatctccctctctctctctctctccttagAACACTTTTTTTGTGCTTGTGTGATGTTCTGTTGGGACCCTTGGGTCTACAAACTTTTTAACCTCATGTGATGTGATATGGATTGAATCATTGAGTtcctctttatctttcctttttccttttttttttgttttttaaaattatattaatcaatatttatttgatatttcatgtgttatgaataaaaaaatgaattgattttttctGGGTGTTTATTAGTtgaatcattttatattttactttgggttgatttacttttttttatttaggaagTATTGAATATACATTTTATATGTtcaaatacattaattatatttttatttaatatatttttaatatggtAATAAGAAGATTTGTAagaagataatataaaattactctTATTAGTAGTTAAAAAAGGTATTTCgtgtctctatttttattttttaataaataattaaataaaataataatagtaattttcTTAGAATAACGATAACAGAtacattttaaatgataatttaagaataaaaaatatatacatgtaataattattattaatagttatagattatAATTATGGAAACGGTTACAAGATTTTAATGTAAGGAAGGGAATGCTAAATTAAAGACAGGGcattatttgatttgaatttttaaagtcaaatagaatttgaaaaaaattaatacagcCTGActgaaggttttttttttttttttttgtttacttaatacAGCTTGACTTAAGGTTATTTGCCTTATAGGTTTTCCTGAGAAAAAAACTGTCAaggttttataaataaaaaaagttatttctccaataaatttttttctttgttagttTGGGAATTAGATTGCAATGTGGTCTACCTCAAGCATTGTCTTTTCTCTCTTGGGGCCATTCAGATGAAAATGGACAAATGGTGTTGTAGTCCGGCCGAAACAATCGCCAACAGGGTGATGATTGAGTATATATGGGGAAGCTGGGGCTTTTCATGTtgtgacattttattttttcttcatgtttGGCACTTTATAGTTTCACCCCCCATCCTTTTGGCTGGGCATTAggtgttttctttaaaaagtttaaaagttATGCATTGTGCATCCCCTTTCAATAGAATGGTCAAAACATCAACTGAAGTTGAAAGCAAAAGGAGCCAAGTTTCCACTGTTACTTAGGCTTTTGAGTCTATTTAGCCATAAAGGTTATAGTGGGAAAAGTACAGCAAAGGCTAAATCCCAAGCAGCAAATTGAATTAAGGTCAATCAATAATTTGGTGGACCACAAATACTATCTCAtagtcacacacacacactgatACTCTTTAGTTGAAAATTTTGACAATGTAAAGACAACCCGtgccaataattttaaatcaatgcAGTGTCTTTGGACATTGGGTTACAACTATTTtagtaattaaagaaaaaataaggaggggagaaagaagagaaagaaaagggtCACTATTGAATGCTCCATTAAGCTAGAGCAGGCATAATGCCAACCAAAAAGGGTTTCACTTTAACATGATGATCCACCGTTTATAATTCTGTAGTAATTGTACAATGGTACACCCCAGGAATAAGTGCCAGAAATTGATCATAGGCCTGCTAGCTGGGTGGAGTAGGAGTGACCAATATGGTGGTGCATTGGGT contains:
- the LOC100305362 gene encoding receptor-like protein kinase precursor codes for the protein MPALLLLMVLCAPFLTCADRSAVTIAEIQALTSFKLNLHDPVRALDGWDPSSPTAPCDWRGVGCTSDRVTELRLPRLQLSGRLSERISELRMLRKISLRSNSFNGTIPSSLSKCTLLRSLFLQDNSFYGNLPAEIANLTGLMILNVAQNHISGSVPGELPLSLKTLDLSSNAFSGEIPSSIANLSQLQLINLSYNQFSGEIPASLGELQQLQYLWLDRNLLGGTLPSALANCSALLHLSVEGNALTGVVPSAISALPRLQVMSLSQNNLTGSIPGSVFCNRSVHAPSLRIVNLGFNGFTDFVGPETSTCFSVLQVLDIQHNRIRGTFPLWLTNVTTLTVLDVSRNALSGEVPPEVGNLIKLEELKMANNSFTGTIPVELKKCGSLSVVDFEGNDFGGEVPSFFGDMIGLNVLSLGGNHFSGSVPVSFGNLSFLETLSLRGNRLNGSMPEMIMGLNNLTTLDLSGNKFTGQVYANIGNLNRLMVLNLSGNGFSGKIPSSLGNLFRLTTLDLSKMNLSGELPLELSGLPSLQIVALQENKLSGDVPEGFSSLMSLQYVNLSSNSFSGHIPENYGFLRSLLVLSLSDNHITGTIPSEIGNCSGIEILELGSNSLAGHIPADISRLTLLKVLDLSGNNLTGDVPEEISKCSSLTTLFVDHNHLSGAIPGSLSDLSNLTMLDLSANNLSGVIPSNLSMISGLVYLNVSGNNLDGEIPPTLGSRFSNPSVFANNQGLCGKPLDKKCEDINGKNRKRLIVLVVVIACGAFALVLFCCFYVFSLLRWRKRLKQGVSGEKKKSPARASSGTSGARSSSTESGGPKLVMFNTKITLAETIEATRQFDEENVLSRTRHGLVFKACYNDGMVLSIRRLQDGSLDENMFRKEAESLGKVKHRNLTVLRGYYAGPPDMRLLVHDYMPNGNLATLLQEASHQDGHVLNWPMRHLIALGIARGLAFLHQSSMVHGDVKPQNVLFDADFEAHLSDFGLDKLTVATPGEASTSTSVGTLGYVSPEAVLTGEATKESDVYSFGIVLLELLTGKRPVMFTQDEDIVKWVKKQLQRGQITELLEPGLLELDPESSEWEEFLLGVKVGLLCTAPDPLDRPTMSDIVFMLEGCRVGPDIPSSADPTSQPSPA